In Phaeodactylum tricornutum CCAP 1055/1 chromosome 21, whole genome shotgun sequence, the following proteins share a genomic window:
- a CDS encoding predicted protein: MLLQKREHCHYQIEVTISSDILLNASAKPSPTSISSTTIPIASPRVKSVPPSLKQRDSLGLSNSGPSAIGPRPAAVLISKRAPIGSAPVRGALPSRCNPSPLAVLTPRTIAILEAPFVRPRLLAWPLLQPLAPTTLNRARPPTLLEQFHPDLQNIGSNLYIVSATGGRQGNVVLCFRHERQKPPFGPRIFAVREFVKIFYGKRGVCSRKEPTEASHLPYLGLRRHPRATPQWNAKTGIKH; this comes from the exons ATGCTGCTTCAAAAGCGAGAGCATTGCCACTATCAAATAGAAGTGACTATTTCCTCCGACATTTTGTTGAACGCAAGCGCCAAGCCATCTCCGACGTCCATATCGTCTACGACAATACCCATAGCTTCCCCGAGGGTAAAGAGCGTGCCTCCTTCGCTAAAGCAACGAGATAGTCTCGGATTGTCTAATTCGGGACCCTCGGCCATTGGCCCGCGTCCCGCCGCTGTATTGATCTCGAAACGAGCACCTATTGGATCTGCACCGGTACGAGGAGCGTTGCCTAGTCGCTGCAATCCTTCACCGCTTGCCGTCCTCACACCGCGTACTATTGCGATCCTCGAGGCTCCTTTTGTGAGGCCTCGATTGCTCGCTTGGCCCCTACTGCAGCCGCTGGCTCCAACGACGTTAAACAGGGCCCGACCTCCTACTCTTTTGGAACAGTTCCACCCTGATCTCCAAAATATCGGTTCCAACCTTTACATTGTGTCGGCGACGGGAGGTAGGCAAGGCAACGTTGTGTTGTGCTTTCGTCACGAGCGCCAGAAACCACCGTTCGGGCCAAGAATATTTGCAGTTCGGGAATTTGTGAAAATCTTCTATGGCAAACGTGGTGTGTGTTCACG TAAGGAACCAACGGAAGCGTCCCATCTACCGTACCTTGGTTTGCGCAGACACCCCAGGGCGACACCCCAGTGGAACGCCAAGACGGGAATCAAACACTAG
- a CDS encoding predicted protein, with product MENAKSSLQCFVDGIVGALFYKPPIGVVTLGTFYHWIKRYRRRQQLTQNGEDTADDRRLTFRRRHCGRAFTLDLDDQSYVLFGGIERVRSQLLVAAFQRMRHIVKGTSNRDSTPLPYKDPTVWSLEEASQSTDDDDDYETSKLKIEPSPTFDDIARDVASALEVYHSPRTDRDQFIKAAIVPMLRLQNTWLSLQESVEANVSVGRDILVSNSDEIGEQFMLVESACLTAQVRLVDALIRVGRDRTLEKCSQLARQRDYWEHRVKGTQQSQLQQWASHWLGNGTAFARYRYTSSKAAYKTEIRRLEKFVAILLERNPECNESSILNAVRDSVDAGSACVTLKFSWNDLASCLLSYESWSRGLQRINDYVKSFAHHVQSSRLDGEKAAQLLSADSTYDALAMQSWLKKARSTLCECIREALEDSTYTNGACSSIRFQELEKQWWPEKEELQISDAPQWHEILSYVDNIGSWKRVGEGGVRGFGGMALIDNMWQLNRYQLPSSLARISFAHFLHRRWKPYWPLVRDEATKGFHKAVEIGKQRVWIPFKGIYDDIMNKSPGIFSAFGLEMEEKSLDHMLRDIGFGDGNPKGRQAALQAATEEYEGAFQSSLLANVVQGRFARLMLVQVQQLKVGMLSALDTIDVLLQGNRIHFQILAAIPALIMATYGTRLVARFLYNLRARDLRPVTAVHAEMVHHLRCVQELLLRELAANGAESAGNSDGTIVLAEVLVSVHRYLTLLDFGSPPFSAAECDAIHGRLVALVQQVQEQRKDRNGISTEHTLAWLRMIQNQHDRLLR from the coding sequence ATGGAGAACGCAAAGAGTTCTCTGCAATGCTTTGTGGATGGAATTGTCGGAGCACTTTTCTACAAGCCTCCTATTGGTGTCGTCACCCTTGGTACCTTCTATCACTGGATCAAAAGATACCGTCGCCGGCAACAACTAACTCAGAATGGCGAAGACACAGCAGATGATCGCAGACTTACATTCCGGCGGCGACATTGTGGACGAGCATTTACGCTGGATCTTGATGATCAGTCTTATGTTCTGTTTGGAGGGATTGAGCGTGTGCGCAGTCAGCTTTTAGTTGCCGCGTTTCAGAGAATGCGTCATATAGTGAAAGGAACATCAAATAGGGATTCGACGCCACTGCCTTACAAAGATCCAACGGTATGGTCGCTGGAAGAAGCATCTCAGTCCAcagacgatgacgatgactaCGAGACGAGCAAGTTAAAAATCGAGCCGTCACCCACTTTCGACGACATAGCCAGGGATGTGGCAAGTGCTTTAGAGGTATACCACTCACCTCGCACAGATCGAGACCAATTCATAAAAGCCGCGATCGTACCAATGCTTCGTTTACAGAATACGTGGCTCTCCTTGCAGGAATCCGTGGAAGCGAACGTGTCGGTGGGAAGGGACATTCTTGTCAGTAATAGTGATGAGATTGGGGAGCAATTCATGCTTGTCGAAAGTGCGTGTCTTACCGCCCAGGTCCGCCTCGTGGATGCCTTGATTCGTGTGGGTAGAGACCGTACTCTGGAGAAATGCTCGCAGCTGGCTCGCCAACGCGACTACTGGGAGCATCGAGTGAAGGGAACGCAGCAATCACAGTTGCAGCAGTGGGCCAGCCACTGGCTTGGAAACGGTACAGCTTTTGCCAGGTATCGGTATACTAGTAGCAAGGCTGCATACAAAACGGAAATTCGGCGGCTCGAAAAGTTTGTCGCCATTCTTCTAGAGCGAAATCCCGAGTGCAATGAATCATCTATCTTGAACGCTGTACGCGATTCCGTCGACGCTGGATCGGCTTGCGTTACTCTGAAATTTTCTTGGAACGATTTAGCATCCTGTCTTTTGTCGTATGAAAGTTGGAGTAGAGGACTTCAACGAATAAACGACTATGTGAAAAGCTTTGCCCACCATGTTCAAAGTTCGAGGCTGGATGGAGAAAAGGCAGCACAGTTGCTTTCGGCCGATAGTACATATGATGCACTGGCGATGCAATCATGGCTTAAAAAAGCAAGAAGTACACTTTGTGAGTGCATTCGTGAAGCACTAGAAGACAGTACTTACACAAACGGGGcctgttcttcaataagaTTCCAAGAACTCGAAAAGCAGTGGTGgccagaaaaggaagagCTGCAGATATCTGACGCCCCTCAATGGCACGAAATACTTTCATACGTGGACAACATCGGATCTTGGAAACGAGTTGGAGAAGGAGGTGTGAGGGGATTCGGCGGTATGGCATTGATCGACAATATGTGGCAGCTGAATCGGTACCAGCTCCCGTCGAGTCTAGCCAGGATTAGTTTCGCCCATTTCTTACATCGTCGATGGAAACCATACTGGCCATTGGTGCGTGACGAGGCTACCAAGGGCTTCCACAAAGCTGTAGAAATAGGAAAGCAGCGCGTCTGGATACCGTTCAAAGGAATATACGATGACATCATGAACAAATCCCCGGGTATCTTTTCTGCTTTTGGactggaaatggaagaaaagtcCTTAGATCATATGCTGCGGGACATCGGTTTCGGCGACGGCAATCCAAAAGGTCGGCAAGCTGCTCTCCAAGCAGCTACAGAAGAATACGAGGGTGCTTTTCAAAGCAGCTTACTTGCTAACGTTGTACAAGGCAGGTTCGCTCGTCTCATGCTTGTGCAAGTGCAGCAGCTTAAAGTGGGAATGCTTTCGGCACTGGATACCATTGACGTTTTGTTGCAGGGCAACCGGATTCATTTCCAAATTTTAGCCGCCATTCCCGCACTGATCATGGCCACCTACGGCACCCGACTGGTAGCGAGATTTCTCTACAATCTTCGGGCTCGCGACTTGCGACCGGTCACCGCGGTGCATGCGGAAATGGTGCATCATTTGCGTTGCGTCCAGGAATTGTTGCTCCGTGAGCTAGCGGCCAATGGTGCCGAATCCGCAGGTAATTCCGACGGCACGATCGTGTTGGCGGAAGTGTTGGTTTCGGTACACCGATATTTGACCCTGTTGGATTTTGGCTCACCACCGTTTTCCGCTGCCGAGTGTGACGCGATCCATGGGCGCCTCGTAGCTCTCGTACAGCAAGTACAGGAACAGCGCAAGGATCGAAACGGAATCTCAACGGAACACACCTTGGCATGGTTGCGTATGATTCAAAACCAACACGACCGTTTACTGCGTTGA
- a CDS encoding predicted protein yields the protein MTAPDEYDHDDDDDHPSVGDGNSINDDDPEDVKARKRKERLEQNRISARESRKRKKTMIEELQRTVITLSRENKELNERNEQLRRQLMEIGTKYGSDAVDGNDTASSRVVLLVVVIAGDVEALAGAASRTNGFPGTPRIASMNYPNVVPLQAIVGQAAAHAPSQDAAAAAAAAQAPALQPPPGQAPVGLGNFNPMAWFPGGANTGAPAGGNGQTNM from the exons ATGACCGCACCCGACGAGTACGAccacgacgatgacgacgatcaTCCTTCCGTCGGTGACGGCAATTCGATTAACGATGACGACCCGGAAGACGTCAAGGCACGCAAACGCAAGGAACGCTTGGAACAAAACCGCATTTCCGCGAGGGAATCGCGCAAACGCAAAAAAAccatgattgaagaattgcAGCGGACGGTCATTACGTTGAGTCGGGAAAATAAGGAACTCAACGAACGCAACGAACAATTGCGACGGCAACTCATGGAAATTGGCACCAAG TACGGATCGGATGCGGTGGATGGAAACGATACGGCTAGCTCTAGAGTCGTGCTACTAGTAGTAGTTATAGCGGGGGACGTCGAGGCGCTCGCCGGTGCCGCGTCACGCACCAACGGGTTCCCTGGCACGCCACGGATCGCGTCTATGAAC TATCCCAACGTGGTTCCCTTGCAAGCGATTGTGGGTCAAGCCGCCGCCCACGCGCCGTCCCAGGATGCGGCagcggccgccgccgcggccCAGGCTCCCGCTCTGCAACCACCGCCGGGACAGGCGCCCGTCGGACTCGGGAACTTTAATCCCATGGCCTGGTTTCCGGGAGGCGCCAATACCGGGGCTCCCGCCGGGGGCAACGGGCAAACTAATATGTAA
- a CDS encoding predicted protein translates to KPAAPVPAKVLSRRRLIADDAPGDVQHIIMSLPKGLHYVEGQSLSVIPPGTNPQTGRPHKPRLYSIASTRYGDDLRGNTVSLCVRRAEYVDPQTRKVDPTKAGVCSNFLCDMVPGTIVQVAGPVGKTMLLPDIGNSNNEKANQQDIIMVATGTGIAPFRAFLRRLFLENTVAKQMYQGQAWLILGVSVTGGLLYADEFERMQQPSNTNWPGQLRVDYAISREMKNQQGGKLYVQDVLSEEAEMLWTKLEDGAIIYFCGLKGMMPGILEALEDVAKARGKVWSQTLRRLKANGQWHVEVY, encoded by the coding sequence AAACCCGCCGCACCGGTTCCGGCCAAAGTGCTTTCCCGGCGGAGACTCATCGCGGACGATGCACCCGGGGACGTCCAACACATTATCATGTCGCTCCCGAAGGGCTTGCACTACGTCGAAGGACAGTCGCTCTCCGTCATTCCGCCCGGAACCAATCCGCAAACCGGTCGACCGCACAAACCGCGTTTGTACAGCATCGCATCGACGCGCTACGGAGACGACCTCCGGGGCAACACGGTCAGTCTCTGTGTGCGGAGAGCCGAATACGTCGATCCACAAACCCGTAAGGTGGATCCCACCAAAGCCGGAGTCTGTTCCAACTTTTTGTGCGATATGGTACCCGGGACCATTGTGCAAGTGGCCGGGCCCGTCGGGAAGACCATGCTCTTGCCCGACATtggcaacagcaacaacgaaaagGCCAATCAGCAGGATATCATCATGGTCGCTACCGGCACGGGTATTGCCCCCTTTCGGGCCTTTTTGCGTCGCTTGTTTCTCGAAAATACCGTCGCCAAGCAAATGTACCAGGGACAGGCCTGGCTCATTCTCGGTGTCTCCGTTACCGGTGGACTCCTCTACGCGGACGAATTTGAACGTATGCAGCAACCGTCCAATACCAACTGGCCCGGACAGCTCCGCGTGGACTACGCTATTTCTCGCGAAATGAAAAACCAACAGGGTGGGAAACTGTACGTACAGGACGTCTTGTCCGAAGAGGCGGAAATGTTGTGGACCAAACTGGAGGACGGGGCCATTATCTACTTTTGCGGCCTCAAGGGGATGATGCCGGGGATTCTGGAAGCCTTGGAAGACGTCGCCAAGGCACGTGGGAAAGTGTGGTCACAGACGCTGCGGAGACTCAAGGCCAACGGACAGTGGCACGTGGAGGTGTACTAA
- a CDS encoding predicted protein codes for MIWWIFIAFAPFVSWVKAVAFESSILSPYQIVNSSAWHNRGLQIIDKSRYNVTFVEASVTNSTFRISFNNGAGDGKTPIGGRFEIFTAREGVDAEADQTLSCFSTGGELFRYEDPGSGISNASMSLVANSVTTPSTFNFSFDGNVAESSPFYYGGSGTTTKQAKYIFCVKFTLSQDIPGPASTSTVDINYREVGIEVSITLDGGLDSNSVGAFEVDAGPKNTSTENEVVYTASAGLCSTYDLDTAIPQQGEVIPVCIISDDYPLARMVEVLDLVFSSGDLTQAIRSDGGDAPGAMGLYGLPDPLNADHCRQGECVQYDVTLYAIFVSEVEASLEISITGNVILGIGASSRLLRAHFKPTRELQEAFREQAFSTTIEIPALRPAQSTAATLRKACLLASLFAAAMVSVMLF; via the coding sequence ATGATCTGGTGGATTTTCATCGCCTTCGCCCCTTTTGTTAGCTGGGTGAAGGCGGTAGCCTTCGAATCCAGCATCTTGAGCCCATACCAGATCGTTAACTCTTCTGCCTGGCATAATAGGGGGCTTCAAATTATAGACAAGTCTAGGTATAATGTGACTTTTGTCGAAGCTTCGGTCACTAACAGTACCTTCAGGATTTCGTTCAACAACGGTGCCGGTGATGGTAAGACGCCAATAGGGGGAAGGTTCGAAATTTTTACTGCCCGAGAGGGCGTCGACGCAGAAGCGGATCAGACTCTGTCATGCTTCAGTACGGGAGGAGAACTGTTTCGCTACGAAGATCCTGGGTCGGGCATCTCGAACGCTTCGATGTCTCTTGTTGCCAACTCTGTCACGACTCCGTCGACCTTCAACTTTTCCTTTGACGGGAACGTCGCAGAATCAAGTCCATTCTATTACGGGGGTTCTGGTACGACCACCAAACAAGCCAAGTATATTTTTTGTGTGAAGTTCACTCTTAGTCAGGATATTCCTGGCCCTGCTTCTACCAGCACTGTAGATATCAACTACCGTGAGGTAGGTATCGAAGTTAGCATTACTCTAGATGGCGGATTGGATTCCAATAGCGTGGGCGCTTTTGAGGTGGATGCTGGTCCTAAAAATACCAGTACCGAAAACGAAGTTGTGTATACGGCGAGTGCTGGTCTTTGCAGTACATATGACCTCGATACCGCCATTCCACAGCAAGGAGAAGTTATTCCTGTGTGCATCATCTCGGATGATTACCCACTTGCAAGGATGGTTGAGGTTTTGGACCTTGTTTTTTCTTCCGGCGACCTCACTCAGGCGATTCGTTCGGACGGAGGAGACGCTCCTGGAGCGATGGGGTTGTATGGTCTGCCTGATCCCTTGAATGCAGATCATTGCCGACAAGGCGAGTGTGTTCAATACGATGTGACTCTATACGCCATTTTTGTATCCGAGGTAGAGGCCAGCCTTGAAATCAGCATTACCGGCAACGTGATTCTTGGAATTGGTGCCTCTTCCCGATTGCTGCGAGCTCACTTTAAGCCCACTCGTGAACTACAAGAAGCGTTTCGCGAGCAAGCCTTCAGTACAACGATTGAAATTCCTGCTCTGCGACCGGCTCAGTCGACTGCTGCTACCCTCAGGAAGGCATGCCTTTTGGCTTCATTGTTTGCCGCAGCTATGGTATCTGTTATGCTCTTCTAG
- a CDS encoding predicted protein produces the protein MINTGFIVGVVGVLLYEITTMDATISRGWTSEELAARIPMDVWAGYSQVLENSPVATKAATSATVYTIGDFIAQRTQGAAMGDLDRGRIVRSMLAGLIGHGPLSHFWYNVCDHFFDNVLHWTAWWSFFPKVVVDQTTWGPIWNNTYILLLGLMKLEKLETIWSDMKRTTVPLILSGLKLWPLAHCVTYGLVPVENRLLWVDAVEILWVTILATTAAEAHADAKVDTKS, from the coding sequence ATGATAAATACCGGTTTcattgttggtgtcgttggGGTCTTACTCTACGAGATCACCACCATGGACGCTACCATTTCCCGGGGTTGGACCTCGGAAGAACTCGCCGCCCGTATTCCGATGGACGTGTGGGCCGGCTACTCACAGGTTTTGGAAAACTCGCCGGTAGCCACCAAGGCCGCCACTTCGGCGACCGTCTACACCATTGGCGACTTTATTGCGCAGCGTACCCAGGGTGCGGCCATGGGTGACCTGGATCGGGGCCGCATTGTCCGTTCCATGCTGGCCGGACTGATCGGACACGGACCACTCAGTCACTTTTGGTACAATGTCTGCGATCACTTTTTCGACAATGTGCTGCACTGGACCGCTTGGTGGAGTTTCTTCCCCAAAGTAGTTGTCGACCAAACCACGTGGGGTCCCATTTGGAACAATACTTACATTCTACTCCTCGGTCtgatgaagttggaaaaacTCGAAACGATCTGGTCCGACATGAAGCGTACCACGGTCCCGCTCATCCTTTCCGGTCTGAAGCTGTGGCCGCTCGCACACTGCGTCACGTACGGACTGGTCCCGGTCGAAAACCGACTGCTCTGGGTGGACGCGGTCGAAATTCTGTGGGTCACCATTCTGGCCACGACCGCCGCCGAGGCGCACGCAGACGCCAAAGTCGACACCAAAAGC
- a CDS encoding predicted protein, with translation MIIKLVLVIGHVVFWVSAVASPSSILNSVKTAESSYQQERELQSLDESLYNMTFVGVSNANNTITVTFDNGIGNGDSGTNPDGRFDIYTAPDDVDVTADKTLSCYTEGGELFDHAATGSGISGQIVSIGANTFPTPSTFEFTFDENVTESSPFYNYDSGTTTKQIEFIFCVKFTLTREIENKGSDPITTSTVDINFREVAIVVTVTLDGNLNANSVDAFNVAAAPINFDLDNEIVYTASVGLCETYNLDVKTPQQGDVVPICIMSDDFPLARIISVQDLTFTSDSLTQQIRVDGLDAPGATGLYGRASADTHCVTNECIQYDVIVYAIFATSAEINLKIDITGSVVLAVGNYMTRKLRTRLEPTRELAELFQGQSFRSTIELPPLPSSESAASTASANVVCMKFIPFAIAMLAPFLVF, from the coding sequence ATGATCATCAAACTCGTCCTAGTCATCGGCCATGTCGTCTTCTGGGTGAGCGCAGTGGCCTCCCCATCCAGCATTTTGAATTCCGTAAAGACCGCCGAATCTTCTTATCAGCAGGAGAGGGAGCTTCAAAGTTTGGACGAATCCTTGTACAACATGACTTTCGTAGGTGTTAGTAACGCGAACAACACCATTACGGTGACGTTTGACAATGGTATAGGCAACGGCGACAGCGGAACCAATCCGGATGGTCGCTTCGACATTTACACAGCCCCAGATGATGTCGACGTCACGGCAGACAAGACCCTATCATGCTATACCGAAGGAGGTGAGCTGTTTGATCATGCAGCAACTGGTTCGGGCATTTCCGGACAAATAGTATCGATTGGAGCCAACACGTTTCCAACTCCGTCAACCTTTGAGTTTACCTTCGATGAGAATGTCACGGAATCAAGTCCCTTTTACAATTACGATTCCGGTACGACAACGAAGCAGATTGAATTCATCTTTTGTGTTAAGTTCACTCTTACTCGCGAGATTGAAAATAAGGGTTCCGACCCAATCACTACCAGCACGGTAGATATTAACTTTCGCGAAGTAGCGATTGTGGTCACGGTTACCCTTGATGGCAATCTCAATGCTAACAGCGTGGATGCATTTAATGTCGCTGCTGCCCCCATCAATTTCGACCTTGACAACGAAATCGTATATACGGCAAGTGTTGGTCTCTGTGAAACATACAACCTCGACGTCAAAACACCTCAACAGGGCGATGTCGTTCCTATTTGCATTATGTCGGACGACTTCCCGTTGGCTCGAATCATTTCAGTACAAGACCTGACCTTCACTTCGGATTCTCTGACGCAACAAATCCGCGTGGACGGATTAGACGCTCCTGGGGCTACTGGTTTGTACGGCCGAGCGAGTGCCGACACCCATTGCGTTACCAATGAGTGCATTCAGTACGACGTGATTGTCTACGCTATTTTCGCGACCAGCGCGGAAATCAATTTGAAAATTGATATTACTGGCAGCGTGGTCCTCGCCGTGGGTAACTATATGACCCGGAAGTTGCGAACTCGGCTGGAGCCTACTCGTGAGCTGGCCGAATTGTTTCAAGGGCAGTCTTTTCGGTCGACAATTGAGCTGCCACCCTTGCCTTCGAGCGAGTCAGCTGCGTCTACCGCCTCCGCAAATGTCGTCTGTATGAAGTTTATCCCGTTTGCTATTGCCATGCTGGCACCTTTCCTAGTTTTCTGA
- a CDS encoding predicted protein, producing the protein MIFKNLLSLASAAFLAATATASSHDALPVQTFDSSEQLSRDLQIDEASFAITFTAVSTAASTLTMTYANGGGDAQNPIGGRFDIFTAGSSGRIPRSGAGSEVLADPKLSCFSRGGSNFNYAALTSGITADTSNILSPTSTFAISFDENVTATQPYYSDTGAPTDLIVKYFFCVKFTLTKEVGSPAVATDINYRETAYEVTLTLNGTIANATAFTVDTLDPGTDTDEY; encoded by the exons ATGATCTTCAAGAATCTTCTCTCGCTGGCCTCGGCCGCTTTCTTggccgccaccgccaccgcaAGCTCCCACGACGCCCTTCCCGTCCAGACCTTTGACTCTTCGGAACAGCTCAGCCGTGATCTGCAAATTGACGAGGCCTCCTTTGCCATTACGTTTACCGCGGTCAGCACCGCCGCTAGCACGCTCACGATGACGTACGCCAACGGTGGAGGTGACGCACAAAATCCCATCGGCGGTCGTTTCGATATCTTCACTGCCGGGTCATCGGGGCGCATTCCCCGTAGTGGAGCCGGTAGTGAAGTGTTGGCCGATCCGAAACTTTCCTGTTTCAGCAGAGGAGGGTCCAATTTCAACTATGCTGCTTTGACATCCGGTATTACCGCCGACACGAGCAATATCTTGTCCCCTACATCCACCTTTGCTATCTCCTTTGACGAAAACGTCACCGCTACCCAGCCTTATTACTCTGATACTGGGGCTCCTACCGATTTGATAGTCAAGTACTTTTTTTGCGTCAAGTTTACCCTGACCAAGGAAGTTGGAAGCCCTGCAGTCGCAACGGACATTAACTACCGCGAAACTGCGTATGAAGTGACTCTCACACTCAACGGTACCATTGCTAACGCGACCGCTTTCACCGTGGACACCTTGGACCCAGGTACTGACACCGACGAG TATTGA